One region of Gorilla gorilla gorilla isolate KB3781 chromosome 13, NHGRI_mGorGor1-v2.1_pri, whole genome shotgun sequence genomic DNA includes:
- the RLN1 gene encoding prorelaxin H1 isoform X1 — protein sequence MSTWSKRSLSQEDAPQTPRPAAEIVPSFINKDTETITIMLEFIANLPPELKAALSERQPSLPELQQYVPALKHSNLSFEEFKKLIRNRQSEAADSNPSELKYLGLDTHSQKKRRPYVALFEKCCLIGCTKRSLAKYC from the exons ATGAGCACCTGGAGCAAAAGGTCTCTGAGCCAGGAAGATGCTCCTCAGACACCTAGACCAGCGGCAG AAATTGTACCATCCTTCATCAACAAAGATACAGAAACTATAACTATCATGTTGGAATTCATTGCTAATTTGCCACCAGAGCTGAAGGCAGCCCTATCTGAGAGGCAACCATCGTTACCAGAGCTACAACAGTATGTACCTGCATTAAAGCATTCCAATCTTAGCTTTGAAGAATTTAAGAAACTTATTCGCAATAGACAAAGTGAAGCCGCAGACAGCAATCCTTCAGAATTAAAATACTTAGGCTTGGATactcattctcaaaaaaagagaCGACCCTACGTGGCACTGTTTGAGAAATGTTGCCTAATTGGTTGTACCAAAAGATCTCTTGCTAAATATTGCTGA
- the RLN1 gene encoding prorelaxin H1 isoform X2 — translation MLEFIANLPPELKAALSERQPSLPELQQYVPALKHSNLSFEEFKKLIRNRQSEAADSNPSELKYLGLDTHSQKKRRPYVALFEKCCLIGCTKRSLAKYC, via the coding sequence ATGTTGGAATTCATTGCTAATTTGCCACCAGAGCTGAAGGCAGCCCTATCTGAGAGGCAACCATCGTTACCAGAGCTACAACAGTATGTACCTGCATTAAAGCATTCCAATCTTAGCTTTGAAGAATTTAAGAAACTTATTCGCAATAGACAAAGTGAAGCCGCAGACAGCAATCCTTCAGAATTAAAATACTTAGGCTTGGATactcattctcaaaaaaagagaCGACCCTACGTGGCACTGTTTGAGAAATGTTGCCTAATTGGTTGTACCAAAAGATCTCTTGCTAAATATTGCTGA